The following coding sequences lie in one Spinacia oleracea cultivar Varoflay chromosome 1, BTI_SOV_V1, whole genome shotgun sequence genomic window:
- the LOC110788377 gene encoding 2-hydroxyisoflavanone dehydratase, with translation MALKIQLFLALFFFLLQLLLLLAQTSEAIKHNKSPIEIQPYIIDYRNGTVLRYYNGPRSFVPPPIDSQVQSKDITIPSSLNHNLRARVFLPARPDPARKIPVLIYFHGGAFCIGSPFGWGDNHFVARVAAEARVIAVAIDYRLYPEFAVPAPLDDAWAALEWVAAHASRTGPGHEPWVAQYGDLQRIFAGGDSSGGTIAHNLAIRAGLSTGPRLHGLFLAMPYFLGSKRVPLEPEYIRFSPNYRVWPYVCNKCKRGVDNAFINPFGPGAPSLSHLGCKKLLVYTAEVDELRGRAIWYYKKVKASRWAGEARWIEAKGQSHIFHISKPDDPATTKLIQDLSAFINTNN, from the coding sequence ATGGCTTTAAAAATACAACTTTTTCTTGCACTCTTCTTCTTCCTACTACAATTATTACTACTTCTTGCTCAAACTTCTGAGGCTATCAAACACAATAAATCCCCAATTGAAATCCAACCTTACATTATTGATTATCGAAACGGTACCGTTTTACGATACTATAACGGCCCGCGTTCCTTTGTCCCTCCTCCAATTGACTCTCAAGTGCAATCCAAAGATATCACCATCCCTTCTTCTTTAAATCATAATCTCCGTGCCCGGGTTTTCCTTCCGGCCCGACCTGACCCAGCCCGGAAGATTCCTGTTCTTATTTACTTCCATGGGGGAGCATTCTGCATCGGTTCTCCCTTCGGTTGGGGTGATAATCATTTTGTGGCTAGGGTCGCCGCCGAGGCGCGGGTTATTGCGGTTGCCATTGACTATCGCCTCTACCCGGAGTTCGCGGTTCCTGCCCCTTTAGACGACGCATGGGCTGCCCTCGAGTGGGTGGCAGCTCATGCGTCTCGTACCGGGCCTGGACATGAACCGTGGGTGGCCCAGTATGGGGATCTCCAAAGGATCTTCGCTGGAGGTGATAGTTCAGGTGGCACCATAGCTCATAATTTGGCTATTCGGGCCGGGCTTAGCACTGGCCCACGCCTTCATGGCCTGTTCTTGGCCATGCCTTACTTCCTAGGGTCAAAGCGGGTTCCTCTCGAGCCCGAATACATCCGGTTCTCGCCCAATTATAGAGTATGGCCCTATGTTTGCAACAAATGCAAGCGCGGGGTTGATAACGCGTTCATCAACCCGTTTGGGCCAGGTGCCCCTAGCCTTAGCCATCTTGGATGTAAGAAGTTGTTGGTTTACACAGCCGAGGTGGACGAGCTTCGGGGCCGAGCGATATGGTACTACAAAAAAGTAAAGGCGAGCCGGTGGGCGGGTGAGGCCCGATGGATCGAGGCCAAGGGACAATCCCATATATTCCATATATCGAAACCAGATGATCCAGCAACAACTAAATTGATTCAAGATTTGTCAGCCTTTATCAATACTAAtaactaa
- the LOC110788378 gene encoding 2-hydroxyisoflavanone dehydratase-like, whose amino-acid sequence MASLIENHNLLIVIFLLLPLLAQISSSETTQPPIILQPYIIDYQNGTVLRYNSTTPPTVVPPPNDAHVQSKDITFPASSDRNLRARVFLPAHPDPHRKIPVLVYFHGGAFCIGAPFYSGDSNFVARVAAEVGVLAVAIDYRLYPEFTVPAPFEDAWASLQWIVAHASSTGPDHDPWLARYGDLQRIYVGGDSAGGTIAHNLAMKAGLRPNTRFIGLFLAMPYFLGSKRVPLEPEGIASSTNSKVWSYVCNNCTNGVDNGFINPFGPEAPSITHLGCKKLLVYTAEVDELRARGIWYYKMVKASKWAGQAEWIEAKGETHVFHIIKPDEPATTIMIQDLSTFINAD is encoded by the coding sequence AtggcctccctaatagaaaacCATAATCTTCTCATTGTCATCTTCTTACTACTTCCACTTCTTGCTCAAATTTCATCATCTGAAACTACTCAACCCCCAATTATTCTTCAGCCTTACATAATCGATTATCAAAACGGCACCGTTTTACGATACAATAGTACCACCCCACCCACCGTCGTCCCACCTCCAAATGATGCTCATGTGCAATCCAAAGACATCACCTTCCCTGCTTCTTCGGACCGCAATCTCCGGGCTCGGGTTTTTCTACCAGCCCATCCTGACCCGCACCGGAAGATCCCTGTTCTTGTATACTTTCACGGAGGAGCCTTCTGCATTGGTGCCCCATTCTACAGTGGTGACAGCAATTTTGTGGCTAGGGTCGCGGCTGAGGTCGGGGTTCTTGCAGTTGCCATAGATTATCGCCTGTACCCGGAGTTTACGGTTCCCGCCCCTTTTGAAGACGCATGGGCTTCCCTCCAGTGGATAGTAGCCCATGCGTCTAGTACTGGGCCTGACCACGACCCGTGGCTAGCCCGGTATGGAGATCTCCAGAGGATCTATGTTGGAGGGGATAGTGCAGGGGGTACAATAGCTCATAATTTAGCGATGAAGGCCGGGCTTAGACCCAACACACGCTTCATAGGCCTCTTCTTGGCTATGCCATATTTCCTCGGGTCGAAACGGGTTCCACTCGAGCCCGAGGGTATCGCATCCTCCACTAATTCTAAAGTATGGTCTTATGTTTGTAACAATTGTACAAATGGGGTCGATAATGGGTTCATCAACCCATTTGGGCCCGAGGCACCGAGCATTACCCACCTCGGGTGTAAAAAGTTGTTGGTTTACACAGCCGAGGTGGATGAGCTTCGGGCCCGTGGGATATGGTACTACAAAATGGTTAAGGCAAGCAAGTGGGCTGGTCAGGCCGAATGGATCGAGGCCAAGGGGGAAACCCATGTATTCCACATAATAAAACCAGACGAGCCAGCAACAACTATAATGATTCAAGATTTGTCAACTTTCATAAATGCTGATTGA